The following DNA comes from Flexivirga oryzae.
CACCTGGACGACTGGTGCAAACAGGTGTCCCCGTCCACCGAGCTGCGCAAGTGGTATGCGCACGACCCGGCCAAGTTCGGCGAGTTCGCGCAGCGTTACCGGCACGAACTGCAGGATCCGGAGCGGGCGGAAGCACTGGACCAACTCCGCCGGGACGCCGCGGCCGGCCGGCTGACCCTGATCACCGCCGCCAAGCGCAGTGACATCAGCGAGGCGACCGTGCTCGCCGAGCTCATTCAGGGCAAGTCCGGCTCGTAGCGCCCCGGGTCCCACTAGTGTCCTCCGTCCTTAATTCGTTGAAGAAACCTTCCGAGTGAGGCGAGGATCTCCTCGGCGGTTTTGGTCCAGATGAATGGCTTCGGGTTCTTGTTCCAGGCCTTCGCCCACTCGCGTAGGTCTTTCTCCAGGGCTTGCACGCTGCGGTGGTCGGAGCGTTGCAGTAGGTCGCGGGTGACTTCGGCGAACAGTCTTTCGACCTGATTGATCCACGAGGAGTAGGTCGGGGTGAAGTGCATCTGAAAGCGGGGGTGAGCGGTCAACCACTTCTTGATGGTCGGGT
Coding sequences within:
- a CDS encoding DUF488 domain-containing protein, which encodes MPTPQVQVRRAYDAPESSDGKRVLVDRLWPRGLSKDKAHLDDWCKQVSPSTELRKWYAHDPAKFGEFAQRYRHELQDPERAEALDQLRRDAAAGRLTLITAAKRSDISEATVLAELIQGKSGS